The following is a genomic window from Doryrhamphus excisus isolate RoL2022-K1 chromosome 3, RoL_Dexc_1.0, whole genome shotgun sequence.
GCAATAGCACATGCCTTCCCTGGCGTTGCCTAGCAACCTCTGGGCTCCTGACATGCAGCACTGGCCCTCCACCCCACGTCTCCCTGTTTATTGCATaaaacacatagacacacacacaacgcaATGTACCGATAAACAGTCTTTGTGTAGCAATAACATCAAGTGTCACATTTTCACACTGTCTGTCTGGCTGGTGTGGTCCACTTGCAGACCTCCCGTTTATGGAACAAGCTCGCCATCTGGCCGCACGACGAGTGGAAGTTGGCTGTGCGAGGCATAATGACAAAACTTTACAATCATCATCCTCATTGAGGGGGAGTgagctgttagcatgtagctAATAGCTCAGCTCAACATTGACATTGTTTGAAAGTTTAAGAACACTGATTGATACAtatggttattattttttttattattttgtaactaaatatttacattattcttaTTCCACCTCTTTTTTTGACACTCGCTTACATTTTTCAATCGATTGAAACCATTACGACATGGATACATTCAGCTCATAGAGGACATGGTTTTCTATTGacatattccaaaaattccacattttctgtAAAACAGATTTGCCTTAAAGAGGACTGagtatgctttttccacttttctgtagttagaatgttgtatccttgtgttaaactatgccaaagtttcagataaggagGTTTGCACATCTGGAAGTATATCGCAACCGACAAATTTAATACATTGCCTTGCATTCCTCATGAGGCTACACTCTTCTGTACTATGTGTATGCTAGTGACCATGCCTCAACCCACCATGGCAAAGAcactcactccgttcatgccattgttctatggtaCAAACACGTcatgtgctgaaaccaatgcacagagtgaatccTCTTCCTGGCTCGTTGGCGAACATGGCAATAATATTTTACATCTATCAATATCatcaatttaatatttttttgtgtgactaattaattttataatcgTCCCAGGCCTATTGTCCATGATACAGTTTTTTCCTCAACGTGAAAGCTTGTCATGTTTCTAAAAACTCACaacatcttgtgacacccctatgaATTAATAAGTCACtgttcatggttgaatacagcctattattactaagcaaaatgtatttttgaggggctaaattaagcattttcaagcataaatatggctaaaagacaaatataagtcattcagaagatgcattcaaagatgttgggATGGTACAGCATGTAATATTATACACAGACCATGACGTGTTGACTTTGGCTTTTATTAGCCCCTTATTAGTAACTACCAACAGGCAAAATACAGTCAACTATTGATCTCTGATGTCTATTCCtgaaatgtcttatttatttcttaaatggcctattttctcttatgtctatttgggtaatataagtgttATGACtgagtgattataggggtgttatttcatgtttagagggctctatgTTAAAGCCATATGCTCGAGCTACAAAATAATATTCGATTTATAACTCCTagtacaaaatgacaaaattctaTTTGACTCCTCCTTTATGGAAATTCCCACGGctgggtctgaaaccaattagcGATGAACTAAggattattgtattgtattatcatGACTTATTCAGGACAAAAGAGAACATTATGGTAGTTTGATGTCTTGATTAATTTGTCAGTGGACACATAAAATGTGTTACAATATGGGCTGCAGGTGGCGCTGCAGACACACTGACTTCCTGATAAAGCTTTCAAATGATCCTCTTTGAAAATGAGACCTCTATCTAGGAAGATGTGGGACGTGCAGAACATCAGtgtgtttatttaatgttatcCAGTCATAAGGATGCGGCATTCTAATATGAATACTACAAACATGTTTAAAACAATGACAGACACGTGAACATGTGGTGCCTCCACTTGTCACGTTCATACACCGCAGCGCCTAAAAGTGAAGGAAACATTGATTATTCATGCAGTGGGCGGACCACCCCCACTCGTGTTGACATGTAAGTCCACTCACACTTCAGGGGACAGCGTCACATTGAGCCAGCGCGTTCTTGTGACTGTCCATTCACTCCAAACATCAACGTTGGGAATGTACTCCATGTCCGCACGGCAAGTCTTCACCTCCAAGGCCGTAAACGGAGACGATGGGAAGCCGAGTCACGTCGACGTCGGTCCACGCAGGCATCACGCCATCCAACATGGCCGGCCACAGGTCCATGCATCGCTTGCCACGTTCACCGCCTGCACAGTGCCGGCTTCCTGCCGTGCTCGCAGCCGCTTCCTCAACCTGCGCGACAGTGTCAAGAAAAGTCCCACCAAGAGCACAGCCAAGGTGGAGACTCGTTCCGAGATTCCATGGGTGCCCTTCGCCTATGGCAAGGTAGACTGAGAGGTTAGAGATACAAACCTCATCGCTTTGTCATTAAGTTGCCGGCCTGGACCATTCCAAATGTTCCTAGTTGGATGTCTTCTGGAACTTGGTTGCTTGTGATTGAATCATGATTGACTCAGAACAGGAAGTGCATGGAAATAAAAGAGTTTGTGGTAGAATATTCTTGACTCACTGGACATATACTTCTTCGTGGCATTTATGGCTCCAAAGATAGTTTGAAGTGGAGTACATGCTCCCAGGGATCAGTGGTGTTGAAGGAAACATTTGTGAATATTTGTTGTTTGATGATGGTTTGTGGTTTGCGGCGTCGAGCGTGGCCCAGTGGATCAATGTGGTCGATGCACACTAATTTTAGCCACGCTGGGTTTTCCATGAGGCCTCTCTTGAGCAGAGCAGAGTAGCCGTTCCTGCTGGCAGCTTGGTGAGGTCCTGCTCTTGCATAATAGAGGTCACCGTGATGAAGGCTGGTCATCCTCATCCTGCTTTCACAAGACTAATAGATAACTGCTACTTACTGTATTTAAAGGGGATCCTCCACGTTGTGGAAGTGACTTGCATGTCAACATTTTGTAGGGTACGAGAACTTCACAAAATCTCTTGTAAGTTGACCTTTTGAAACTTTAAGACCTTGCTGAGTGTCCGGCGGCAATCAGTAACTGCTGTTCTGTACCATTTGTTGATTTGTCTTGAAAATTGCAGGCAGGAAGTGCTCTTGGATGTAAGAATTGTGTATAATGGgaagctgttgttgttgttttctgggAGCGAACGATCTACTATAAACGTTCAATGCTCCTCTGCTCTTGACAAcaaagaatgaatgaacacatccCAGTCCAATGCCGGATTGTCCAATATTCATTTCTTCTTTACTGTCCAATGCTGAGAGTGTGAACAAGTTACACCTTTTATTCTTCATGTCGTCACGTAAGTCAGGACTGGAACTGTGATGGCGGAGCATTCAAGACAGTACAACCTTCGGACATGATGTTTTTATTGTCCATCTGAGACATGTCCTCTGATGCCATCGTGTCTCCTCTCTTCAGGCCAATCCGCCCCCTGTGATGGTGAACGCAGACAGTCTGGACACTCCCCCTTATGTGAGTGTGGTACCTAAACACAACACGCCCTTCACAGTAGTACACCTATATACCCATTGTAGATATACTTACTGGAAGTACACCTACATCTAGTACACTCGGTCAATATACTGCAAGTATACTTAAATGTAGTACATTTATAGGAAATAATACACtcctaagataagataagatatgcctttattcgtccctcagcagcaagagtacagagtcagttaagcagtacaaaatacacaatatagaaaaataaacaatataaacaacccaagtattaacaaaatccacagttatatacaatacagtatgtatatatatgaaacTAGTCATAAATATACTTACATGAAGTACAGTTATAATGAATATACTCACAGGAAGTATGCCTACATGTACATAGGAAGTACACCCATAGTGGCAGCCATccatatgtgtttgtgtgtttatgtgtgcacatgtgtgcaGGTGAATGGAACCGAGGCAGACTATGAGTATGAGGAGATCACATTGGAGAGGGTAAGTGGGCCGCAGTTCAGAACAACACCTCTTACAGTAGATATTGTAATGTTCTATTGGACCATATTGTGACTGAAGATAaacgtatatactgtatgtaatgaTTTGCATCGCCTCTGCTGTCATCAGGGGAATTCGGGTCTAGGCTTCAGCATCGCGGGTGGCATAGACAACCCCCACATCGGTGAAGACCCCAGCATCTTTATCACCAAAGTCATCCCGGGGGGCGCTGCTGCGCAAGATGGACGGCTCAGGTGAGAGGAAGACATGGTGTGTGTTactcccaacccccccccccgtggcaGCTTGCTGCTTTCATTGGCTTATTCATAATTGAACAGCTTGGTGTCGCCTGACGTAGGTGCTGCTGCTGATAATCATGCTCTCAGGTGTCTTGGTTAgtggagaagaaaatatatttttgtacacaaGCACTAGCACATTAGTCTGTGTCCATAtggggtatggggggggggggggggggggggttgagtgtGAACATCACTAAGTGCTTCTGGTTCTTCAGGGTCAACGATGTCATCTTGCGTGTCAATGAGGTTGATGTTCGCGATGTAACGCACAGTCGGGCCGTGGAGGCGCTAAAGGAGGCGGGTTCTCTAGTTCGACTGTATGTACGCCGGAGGAAACCAGTCTCTGAGAAAGTGATGGAGATCAAACTGGTGAAAGGACCCAAAGGTGAAAAACTGCACTCACCCAAAAATCCCACAGTGTGGCGGTCTGTGTGATGGAGATCTATCTGCTTGTCCTGCTTATCAGGTCTGGGCTTCAGTATAGCGGGCGGAGTGGGAAACCAGCACATCCCAGGCGACAACAGCATCTACGTGACCAAGATCATTGAGAGTGGAGCCGCCCATAAAGATGGCCGACTGCAGATTGGAGACAAGCTTCTTGCTGTAAGGATTCTTgttcattcatcatcatcaccaaccATGTTCAGTGTTGTGTGCTGTGTCCCATATATATAGTTGTGTTTCAGCTTACAAACTTCCTCTACACCTCTTGGTATTGTAAGTTTTCCTAGGATTTTCTGGGATTAGGCCCTGGGGATCGGGCTTTTGTTGATATGGAATCAATTTGCTGCTTGCTTCCTGGTGTTTTGGGGTTGTTGTCTTgttgaaaacacacattttgggGACACTTGCGTTTCAGCACAAAGCACCATGACTTCTTCAAGTGTTGTGATATATGCAAACTTCTCCATAATCCctcttatcacatactacagtattcattggccctgtaccctagaaaccgcccatgaatgatacgggaaaaggccgaaatgatactgtgtcaaagcccagggcaatgatactgataaaatatagattttaaccatgtccagtatcagcccccgtagctgtccactcagagcgtgctgctctggtatcgtgcctgtgaaacaaccaatcagagaacagcgcacgagcgtgaacacacactataaatattcctagtgcttctccagtcaccaaaaaacccaaacttgattaatggaactttaattgtcagacattgataaaatattattgttgaaatatttttgcaataattgtgtttacactgtttagatataatacatgtaatcaactgaaaattttctggaaaaaaattggtattTTGATTGAATAGTACGTGagaataagctcatgattaaatagtatgtgataataagatcatcacatggtttgtctggtatcaggcccagtatcatgcccccgtgTGCCAGTATCAGATACTGATAACCGATAATTATGCAATAAATAGGCCAGAGAAACATCCCCATATCATCACAGGTGGTTTTCTATGAGTCAACTACACCGACTAATGACCTGTTGGAATAAatcatttggaataaaaacgCTGATTTGACCAGGTTAGTCGCTAACAGTGTGCCTGTCTGCGTACCTGTCTCTGTGCATGCTTGCAGGTGAACAGTAGTTGTCTAGAGGAAGTTAGTCACGAGCACGCCGTCACTGCCTTGAAGAACACTCCTGACGTGGTCTACTTGAAAGTGGCCAAACCCAACAGTGTCTTCATCAATGATACCTTCGGCCCTCCAGACCTCACCAACTGTGAGCTGCTTCCTTCTTTTATTCCCTTCTGTCTTTCTTTGGctttcctcctcctgctccctgCCATCACCACACAGTGACACCATCTTTTTCTGTTGCAGCGTTCTCACAGCATCTGGAGAACCATATCACTCCCCCTAACTTTCTGACTCAGCCCCTCCCTCTGCCGGCCTCATCTGGACGCTACTCGCCGACGCCCAAGAGCATGCTAGGAGATGACGACGTCTCACGGTATGAAATGTAATTACTCTAATATGTCTACTTCAATATGAGcaccaacatttttattttgttgaagttCTGAGTGCACACACTTAGTGCTCCTCCAtgatgtttgttgtgtttgtgtaagcGTCCACTAAGATGGTAGGGTCGggtgtttacattcattcattttctaccgcttatcctcacgagggtcgcgggggtgctggagcctggacgcggggtgcaccctggactggtggccagccaatcacagggcacatatagacaaacaaccattcacactcacattcatacctatggacaatttggagtcataaaACGTGTTTTCAAAACTTATTGTGATGGTCAAGCAAGTAGACCAATGGAGGTGTTTGATTTGGTCCTCCAGGGAGCCCAGGAAGGTGGTGCTGCATCGTGGCGCCACAGGTCTAGGCTTCAACATTGTTGGTGGCGAGGACGGCGAGGGCATCTTCATCTCCTTCATCCTGGCTGGCGGACCCGCAGACCTTTGTGGAGAGCTGAGGAAAGGAGACCGCCTGGTTTCCGTACGTCACTCAAGACATGTCCTTTCCCGTGTGGAGCGTGACAAACCCTGACGGCGTCGTGTTTGCATGTGCTCGCTTGCAGGTCAATGGCGTGGACCTCCGCAGCGCCACGCACGAGCAGGCCGCCGCCGCCCTGAAGAATGCTGGCCAGACAGTAGTCATCATGGCCCACTACAGGCCTGAGGGTGAGTGGGGTGagaggtcacatgactgtcaCGGCGGAGCCACGTCGCTGACCCGAAGGTGTGCTTGTCTTCAGAGTACAGTCGCTTTGAGGCCAAGATCCACGACCTGAGGGAGCAGATGATGAACAGCAGCATCAGTTCTGGTTCAGGGTCCCTGCGGACCAGCCAGAAGAGGTCCCTGTACGTCAGGTGAGACCTCAACGCATCAGAACGTGACCTCCTCTGCATCGGCACATTGACACTGACAGCGCGTGCACTCTGACCTCTCTGCAGAGCCCTCTTCGACTACGACAAGACGCGGGACTCGGGTCTTCCCAGTCAAGGTCTGGACTTCAAGTTCGGAGACATTCTTCACGTGGTCAATGCCTCCGACGACGAGTGGTGGCAGGCCCGGCAGATGACGGCTCATGGCGAGGCAGAGGATGTGGGCGTGATCCCCAGCAAGAGAAGGTGGGTTTAGAGGTCAGATGGCCGTCAGGGCCTTGTGGCCgcttttgacctttgacctttgacctgacaGAGTGGAGAAGAAGGAGCGAGCGCGGTTGAAGACAGTCAAGTTCAACCCAAAGTCCCGTGAGCGAGGGGTGAGTGCGCATGTGATGTGACGCTGATGATGTAACCGCATGTCGCTGACCTGTCAGCATCTCGGCTCCGCCTCCCAGCGCCGACATGACGCCAAAAGCTACACTAGCCCCTGACCGACACCTGCATGATCCTACCCTCGACTGTCTGCCCCCCTCTTCATCACTCACCTGGagcatgatgtcatcatgtcaaAAGCCCCCCCCCGAGCCCACTGACGCAAACATTTACAACTGTTGCTATGGCGACTCTCCgcttatgtctgtgtgtgtgtgtgtgtgtgagaaagagagagagtgtgtgttcGCGCTCTTGCCCTACTTCACCTACGTCCCCTTTTctgcacacccccccccccccaactgacTGACGAGTGTTTGACTTTGACGTGACCTTGACGTGCTCTTCCTCCACTTCCCGTAGTCGCTCAGTGACAAGCGTAAAAAGAGCGTCTTTCCCAGGACGTTCCTCTTCTACAAGAGTCGGGAGGCGAGCGAGCAGGAGAGCAGCGATGTGGAGCGTGAGTATGGCGCCACCGGGGGGCGCCGTATTTGGCCGGCTGACGGGTCAGcgacaggaagagagttcagCCGGTGACCTGGTTGTCACGGCAACGGGGCCAGCCCACAAATCTTTTGCAATTGGACAACCTGAaagcccccaccacccccacacTTCCCAAAATGGCCGGTGTGCGTTGCGTCTGCTCTCTCGCTCTGTCGCTGAGACGcagtaacctttttttttcttctttgtgctTCTTCTTCCTTTGTCGCCTTCAGGACCTCACTGACGAGCTCCTCGCCAAAGGACACAGTAAgtcgcccccccccaacccgagCCCCGCCCACCTCTCTCCACCAGGAACTTATTTTATGAGTTAGTCACATGACTTATTATGTCGTGTCTCAAATAGAATACTTGCATCAGTACACGTGAACAGGTATactgtgtacttctgtgtactACTGTGTATTTCATTTGAGACACACGCATAGTTTCTGGTGGACCCCCCCCTCACGAccaccccccacctcctccaggCGTCGTCATCGTGGTGTTGTCCCCATTGCTGTCTCCAGGACGTCCTTCAGGCTCCACCTCCTTCTGCCATATTTTGTCCCCCTCCTCCGCCCCACCACGCCCCTTCCCACTTTGACgtgcaaagcatgatgggagacTTCACAtgtcttcttcttgtctttcaGAACACGTCACCTCAAACGCCAGTGATAGTGAAAGTAGCTACCGTAAGTGTTGGCGCTGCCAACATGGCTTCTGGCATCTATTGGTTGTGCTGACGTGTGCGTATGTGTGCCTGATTGACAGGTGGGCAGGAGGAGTGCGTCTTGTCGTATGAAGCAGTCACTCAACAGGAAGGTAACGCCCCCAAACCCCTTAGCTTGTTTATGTGCCGCCACATTTCTCACCGCGTCTTCATTGTCGTGTAGTCAGCTATGCACGGCCCGTCATCGTCCTGGGGCCCATGAAGGACCGCGTGAACGATGACCTCATTTCAGAGTTTCCTGACAAGTTCGGCTCGTGTGTTCCACGTGAGTCAAAGCAACATTCTGCGCTTATTTGTGCGTCAGCGTCTGAACGGCGCTTGTGTCTTTGGCCATCAGACACGACGCGGCCCAAGCGGGACTACGAGGTGGACGGTCGGGATTATCACTTTGTGGTGTCCCGTGAGCAAATGGAGAAGGACATCCAGGAGCACAAGTTCATCGAGGCGGGGCAGTACAACAACCACCTGTATGGAACCAGCGTCCAGTCTGTCCGAGAGGTGGCCCAGAAGGTAGATGTCTTCTGCTGTAATGTCGCCCTCTCCTGGCCAGACGGTGTGCTAACGCACGGTTTTGCCTTCCAGGGTAAACATTGCATCCTGGATGTGTCTGGCAACGCTATCAAGCGACTCCAGCTTGCTGCTCTTCATCCCATCGCCGTCTTCATCAAGCCCAAGTCGGTGGAGAACATTATGTAAGTGATGTTCACATTCATAGCTGtagtagacacacacacaccgatcaGATGTTTAAGTGTGATCCTTCTGCAGGGAGATGAACAAGCGACTGACAGACGATCAGAGCAGGAAGACGTTTGAGCGTGCAGCCAAGCTGGAGCACGAGTTCACCGAGCACTTCACAGGTAgaggcttttattttttttaacctgtccTAAAATGtcataacgtgtgtgtgtgtgtgtgtgtgtgtagccatTGTCCAGGGCGACACGCTGGAGGAGATCTATGAGCAGACCAAGCAGATTATCGAGGACCAATCGGGTCCTTTCATCTGGGTCCAGTCCAAGGAGAAATTGTGAGCGCcgtccacttttattttgaaaagtccACCTGCCCTTCAACACTTCCCCACATGGGACACTTGGGAAAACCCGGAAGACCTAAAAAGACTCCTCTTTTGTGTGTGGCCATCACAAAAAGCAAATGTTTGCACGTCAGAGCTTTAAGAGcgtgtcacccccccccccccaattcacACCTGTTCTTTTCAAAGCAGTCCTCTGCAGTCACTAGAGGGCGCTGTCCGCTTTTACTGCTCACATTAACCCTTTAATGAGGACAAAAGGAAGGAGgagtggtggaattgaacaattTACTATAACGTTTACTAATGAGCTCTTCAATGACTGTGGCTTTATTGTTGCAGTGACCTACAGGTGGATTCTCAGTGCAGGACAAGGAGATTCTGAACGTGCTAAACTGCCtattttgttattaaaaaaaaaaagtctatattGAAGTCAGCATTATCACTAATCTTTtctttgatcacttcctgtcttttttaaCCTAATAAAATCTGTTGAATCTGCTTCCATGGAGACAACAAACATTTACTGGTAGCTTTTATTGTGTACAGACAGGCGTCACCTTCGATGCCCCAGCACAGTGGAGTGTTTTCAGTAGCTcgtcaacaggaagtggagaaataaattataaatcagAAATAACCCCATAAAAACAGCTCCACTTCAAACCTTAAACGTTAGAAAACATtttgttgcacacacacacacacacacacacacacacacacaaaaccctGCAGTATTTACATACTAAGCACACCCCCTACCCGGCTAATCAGCAGCTGCTGTTCTTGAACTCTCCGTTCTCAGTGATGGACAGCTTGGTGGGGTTGTTGCGGAGGTTGGCCGAACCATAACGCTCCTTCACTTGCGTCAGTGCCGCCATCAAACGTGAGTTTGTTGCATCCAGAGAGCGGATCCGCTTCTCCTGATTGGACATAAAGAGGGAATGCCAGGAACATATCTTTATCTGCTGCAATGTGGTTGGACTTGACAGCAAGTAACTTCAAAGTTCAAACCAAACCATAAAGCCAACAAAAGCAAAGCCGAACATCTGAGGTGGGCGGAGCCAAACACAAAAGCCCAGACCCCCACACCTGCAACCTGTTCAACCAATATGACGCTCGCCACTAGGgcgctctgattggctgaacagGTTGCAGGCATGTTGTctcaggagggggggggtagTGTTTCAATTACTTGCctgcttttgtttattttgatccGTTACTGACCTGCAATCAGTCAAGAGACAAAGCAGCGCTACCTGAGACCGCCATTGTTATGGCAGGTCATGTGATGATGTAATGTACTGTGTGATGTACCTGAGCgtcaatgacttcctgtttagctTCAATCACCGTTTGCATCTCTGAGTGGTCACGTTTCAACTCCTCTTCCACCGCCATGAGCCTGGAAGCACACAATGTTGTGAACTggcggggttggggggggtggatgggatgggatgggatgggatgggatgggatgccGACCTGCAAAGGATGTTCTTCATCTGCGCATCCTTCTCTTCTTGCTGACGCTTGAGTCGTTCCTCACTGTCGTCGAGTCGTGACTTATAGTCAAGGAGCAGCGTCTTCATGGAGAGTTCCTGGGCGACCAGACGGCGCTCGTACTCCTCCAGGCGTCGCCCTGACGCCCGCAGCCGCTCCTTGAGTCGCCAGATCTCCATCTCATACTACCAAGGGAGTTGCATTCAATGACTCGGATCACTTTTGGGAGGTTTGTTCGCTTCTCGTTTACCTTTTCGAAATTCTTGCCCTCCTCACGGCTCCGCCCCCCTCCTTCCTCGTCGCCAAGGTGGTCCTCCTGGTACTGACCGTTACTGAGAACCCAAGCTGCTGTCCTCTCCACAGGAGACATGGCCGCCGACTCCGCCTCCACCGGAGATGCCACCTGTCACATTCCAACAAGTTTCCTAAAGGTTGGACAACTTAACATCAATCAGTCATTACCTGCTGCTGGGTACTGCCCCTTGGAGGCGGAGCCATAGTGTCAGCGCAGCAGACGGACACCGGGTCGGTGATGGGCGTCAGCTCCATGGtggcgctgctgctgctgcaacgTGAGGCACACTGTGTCCTGGACCCGCCCCCTCCCCGGCTCTGCTGCTCTACCTTCACGATGTGGGCGGTGCTCGTCGTCGCCGTGCCCTGCCGAGGTACGGCGATGGCTGTGGCGGCGCCCGGCGGGAGCTCGGGGGGGCTGTGACAGCATGGTGTGGAGCTACGAGCGCTACGCCTGCTGCCCGACTCGTCTAGGCTGCTGTCTGACGCCACATGACCTTTCACCCTTAACCGTTCGCCATCCGAGCTGGCGCTGCTCAAGTTCTCTGAGCTGGACGCGGATTGGGCGGGGTTACTCAGGTGGTAGACGGGGTTCTGAAATGAGAGCGGCTGCAGGCTGCGTTGATGCTTGACTGGGGGCTGCAGCGGACGCCGGGCCTGCGGAGCGCTCTGCGGCTGAGTGTCTCTGATTGGAGCTTTGCTGAGGGGCACCACCAACTCAGACGGGATTGCGGGGGCTACAGAGACCTGAGAGCCTGCCCTGTTGACAAGGGGCGGGGCATCAGGGATCCTCTGAGAGTCCTGCAGGTCCCCCATAGAGACGCTGCGGTTGCCCACAAGTGTCTCATCTCGCTCATCCTTGCCAGAGAAACTGGTAGCGCCCCAAAGATGGTGCTGGGCAGTCGTGGCATTGCACCCTACAACCACGGCCTCCGTCAGATCGCCGCCAGGACACGTCCTGCTGCACATGTCAGCGTGGTTAGCGTCGGTGTTGTGTTGCgtaaaaacaacatggctgaaCTAGTCAGCTGACTTCTTACCAGTCAGACGGATCCTCAAAGATTCGTTGTAGGCCTGACGACAGGCTGCCGCTTATGTTGTGGGCGGAGCTATGGTGGTCCTGGAAAGGGCGCAGCTGCTGCTGGATGGGCGTGGGGACTGACAGGCTGCGGGAAATATCTCCCAGAATTCTCGGCAACGGACCCAGCTTGGCAACGGTGGCCTGCAGGAAGGAATTTTCACGCTGGGGTGTCGTAGTTAGCGTGCGCGTGTGAGAGGACAGCATCAGGATGCAGTGGTGTGGGAGGCAGAGCGGCGAGACCAACATGGTGGCCAGACAGGAAGTgcagggaggaggaggtggaggaggagggaggagacaCAATGAAGGAAACTTAATGGAAGCAAACTGAAAGGTGGTAGATCAGACATGCTTCTCAAACATGCTGAGTCAGGTCACAtgatggggttgggggggtgggggggtggggtcatGCTTTGATGAGgttaaatgaatgaagaaatgatGCTTCGTAATCTACAACCACCTTATCCAGCTGAGAGACCACGTCCCACAGAAGAGCATGAAGGAGGGACAGCTCCCTGCCGAGGTCCACGTAA
Proteins encoded in this region:
- the dlg1b gene encoding discs large homolog 1-like protein isoform X15, yielding MYSMSARQVFTSKAVNGDDGKPSHVDVGPRRHHAIQHGRPQVHASLATFTACTVPASCRARSRFLNLRDSVKKSPTKSTAKVETRSEIPWVPFAYGKANPPPVMVNADSLDTPPYVNGTEADYEYEEITLERGNSGLGFSIAGGIDNPHIGEDPSIFITKVIPGGAAAQDGRLRVNDVILRVNEVDVRDVTHSRAVEALKEAGSLVRLYVRRRKPVSEKVMEIKLVKGPKGLGFSIAGGVGNQHIPGDNSIYVTKIIESGAAHKDGRLQIGDKLLAVNSSCLEEVSHEHAVTALKNTPDVVYLKVAKPNSVFINDTFGPPDLTNSFSQHLENHITPPNFLTQPLPLPASSGRYSPTPKSMLGDDDVSRYEMEPRKVVLHRGATGLGFNIVGGEDGEGIFISFILAGGPADLCGELRKGDRLVSVNGVDLRSATHEQAAAALKNAGQTVVIMAHYRPEEYSRFEAKIHDLREQMMNSSISSGSGSLRTSQKRSLYVRALFDYDKTRDSGLPSQGLDFKFGDILHVVNASDDEWWQARQMTAHGEAEDVGVIPSKRRVEKKERARLKTVKFNPKSRERGSLSDKRKKSVFPRTFLFYKSREASEQESSDVEQHVTSNASDSESSYRGQEECVLSYEAVTQQEVSYARPVIVLGPMKDRVNDDLISEFPDKFGSCVPRESKQHSALICASASERRLCLWPSDTTRPKRDYEVDGRDYHFVVSREQMEKDIQEHKFIEAGQYNNHLYGTSVQSVREVAQKGKHCILDVSGNAIKRLQLAALHPIAVFIKPKSVENIMEMNKRLTDDQSRKTFERAAKLEHEFTEHFTAIVQGDTLEEIYEQTKQIIEDQSGPFIWVQSKEKL
- the dlg1b gene encoding discs large homolog 1-like protein isoform X1, with the protein product MPVRKKDAQRALSLLEEYRAKLNHAEDRQLRVSIQRVIDIFQSNLFQALIDIQEFYEVTLLDSQRWAESSKPVDVVVPPVNLWDFSSLQSTTVTSDTLPSLSTSIEDSALLNEILHTLAKRSPKHDTRKYRHHDEESSPQEDQSSPQLTEEAGGPELVQVAEKNLSQIENVHGYVTHAHISPMKVASLECVFDGSSLGHNHMELPSPTFSSLYPHREDSPLPSCSSNPYPPIQANPPPVMVNADSLDTPPYVNGTEADYEYEEITLERGNSGLGFSIAGGIDNPHIGEDPSIFITKVIPGGAAAQDGRLRVNDVILRVNEVDVRDVTHSRAVEALKEAGSLVRLYVRRRKPVSEKVMEIKLVKGPKGLGFSIAGGVGNQHIPGDNSIYVTKIIESGAAHKDGRLQIGDKLLAVNSSCLEEVSHEHAVTALKNTPDVVYLKVAKPNSVFINDTFGPPDLTNSFSQHLENHITPPNFLTQPLPLPASSGRYSPTPKSMLGDDDVSRYEMEPRKVVLHRGATGLGFNIVGGEDGEGIFISFILAGGPADLCGELRKGDRLVSVNGVDLRSATHEQAAAALKNAGQTVVIMAHYRPEEYSRFEAKIHDLREQMMNSSISSGSGSLRTSQKRSLYVRALFDYDKTRDSGLPSQGLDFKFGDILHVVNASDDEWWQARQMTAHGEAEDVGVIPSKRRVEKKERARLKTVKFNPKSRERGSLSDKRKKSVFPRTFLFYKSREASEQESSDVEQHVTSNASDSESSYRGQEECVLSYEAVTQQEVSYARPVIVLGPMKDRVNDDLISEFPDKFGSCVPRESKQHSALICASASERRLCLWPSDTTRPKRDYEVDGRDYHFVVSREQMEKDIQEHKFIEAGQYNNHLYGTSVQSVREVAQKGKHCILDVSGNAIKRLQLAALHPIAVFIKPKSVENIMEMNKRLTDDQSRKTFERAAKLEHEFTEHFTAIVQGDTLEEIYEQTKQIIEDQSGPFIWVQSKEKL